CGCTTGTCGCTGTCGCGGTACGTCGATGCTGACGCCCAAGCAGTCTTGACCAGTTGGGAGGTGGACAGTTCCGAAGCGAGGATCGTCTCCTTGAGCTCAGCGATCTCTTCGTCCCCGATCAGTTCGTGGTCGACATCAGGAATAGGATCCTGCCACAGCATCTCCTCGTCCGGAACCTCCGGGCCGAGGAATCGAGACGGTGGGCCCATGTCACGGTGGATCAGCTTGTACCACGCCTTCGCGAATGCCTCCTGGAACTCGTCCGGGTTCTCTTGGAAGCGCTCGATGACCTCTCGAAAGTCCGGGTCCCGCTTCAGGGCGACGTCCGTCGTCAACATCATGGGAGTGCGCTTTTTCGACGAATCGTGAGCGTCCGGCACGGTGTTTTGTAGCGTTTCGTCCGTTGGGGCCCACTGCCACGCACCGCCGGGGCCCTTCTCCGGTTCCCACTCGTAATCGAGCAGGTTGTCGAGGTAGCCCATGTCCCACTGCGTCGGCGCGCCGGTCCATGGACCCTCTATGCCACTGGTGATCGCGTCGGTCCCTTTGCCGGTACCGTGGCTGCTCTTCCAGCCGAGGCCCTGCTCCTCTATCGGGGCCGCCTCGGGCTCCGGACCGAGGTTGTCACCGGAATCGGCACCGTGGACTTTCCCGAACGTGTGTCCACCGGCAATGAGCGCGACCGTTTCCTCGTCGTTCATCGCCATCCGCCCGAACGCCTCGCGAATGTTCTCCGCCGACCCCTCGGTGTCTGGCTCACCGTCCGGTCCTTCCGGATTCACGTAGATGAGACCCATCACGGTCGCGCCGAGCGGCTCATCGAGTTCTCCGTCGTCATCGAAGCGCTCGGATGCCTCCATCTCGTTTTCGGGCCCCCAGTAGACGGCCTCGTCGGGCTCGTAGGCATCCTCGCGTCCACCGGCGAAGCCGAACGTCTCGAATCCCATCGACTCGAGAGCAACATTACCGGTCAACACCAGGAGGTCTGCCCACGAGAGTTTGCGACCGTATTTCTGCTTGACCGGCCAGAGCAGTCGACGTGCTTTGTCGAGGTTTGCGTTGTCGGGCCAACTGTTGAGGGGCGCAAAGCGTTGGGTGCCGCCGGATGCGCCGCCGCGGCCATCGGTGGTACGGTAGGTACCGGCGCTGTGCCACG
The Haladaptatus caseinilyticus DNA segment above includes these coding regions:
- the katG gene encoding catalase/peroxidase HPI yields the protein MNGSNQDWWPNQLNLEILDQNARQVGPMGEEFDYAEQFEKLDLEAVKSDIEEVMTTSQEWWPADYGHYGPLFIRMAWHSAGTYRTTDGRGGASGGTQRFAPLNSWPDNANLDKARRLLWPVKQKYGRKLSWADLLVLTGNVALESMGFETFGFAGGREDAYEPDEAVYWGPENEMEASERFDDDGELDEPLGATVMGLIYVNPEGPDGEPDTEGSAENIREAFGRMAMNDEETVALIAGGHTFGKVHGADSGDNLGPEPEAAPIEEQGLGWKSSHGTGKGTDAITSGIEGPWTGAPTQWDMGYLDNLLDYEWEPEKGPGGAWQWAPTDETLQNTVPDAHDSSKKRTPMMLTTDVALKRDPDFREVIERFQENPDEFQEAFAKAWYKLIHRDMGPPSRFLGPEVPDEEMLWQDPIPDVDHELIGDEEIAELKETILASELSTSQLVKTAWASASTYRDSDKRGGANGGRIRLEPQRSWEVNEPEQLETVLGILEDIQEDFNGSRSDGTRVSLADLIVLGGCAAVEQAARDAGYDVDVPFEPGRTDASQEQTDVESFEALEPEADGFRNYLSDEDDRPAEELLVDKAELLNLTATEMTVLVGGMRALDANYNGTDLGVFTDQPESLTNDFFVNLLDMDYEWEASSESDDIMEWETSSDAQDIYELRDRETGDVEWAGTRVDLVFGSNSRLRAIADVYASDDAEEQFVHDFVGVWHKVMSLDRFDLE